One region of Culex pipiens pallens isolate TS chromosome 2, TS_CPP_V2, whole genome shotgun sequence genomic DNA includes:
- the LOC120413891 gene encoding zinc finger protein 135-like, producing MSTRSEEDGTHSDRPVKCDKDAICRVCMTEDPQSELISLFQINGTGDEVIANMIIDCCEVMVSDDDNMPQNICADCLDRLNQAYELRKQCKRSDQVLRGLAVDETVEDVPDDASVMELEVEYLDEEDESEETSPNLKFVESVEDFPSHRVYRLLGEQCCNCFELFQDVDALMAHCDQEHGRGTPGKSHFQCDVCRDPFDSHAALTKHKEVAAEMVLYHCKRCQVDLRSEREFLKHVVTSERDHEDAVETLDVAGKFEQVLIVGMRCCGCDEIYDGQVELERHREDAHRSSRVEGSGFECDGCYRRFKISSQLAKHRAEAKSKQWFVCSAESCQFKTVSRKSMIGHMLRDHESSSKKPDSGYACCVLRCFETFQTYEDLEFHADEAHALVRLQHEQDRNAEHNVTCDICHRGFPDERTYSRHRNDKTRKHICKTCGVQYAFRANLIEHERSNCGQVARYKCSQCDKAYKTPGGLKNHRKTHKDQRSFVCELCGRAFLRKGILKDHMNTVHSTVRAFQCSLCPKSFTSRNIYRSHQLTHTKEKPFQCRHCDKRYLKSSDRKMHENQVHLGNRPFRCQYCPATFTRDRERRLHERVHTKAKLYTCDECGEGYNKFAAFKDHRRKQHGLDTMRDLGPAAMAAVQGLDDEEQFEFLSVDPEEEVDCDDE from the exons ATGTCCACCCGTAGCGAGGAGGACGGTACCCATTCCGATCGGCCCGTAAAGTGCGACAAGGACGCCATTTGCCGAGTCTGCATGACCGAAGACCCCCAATCCGAGTTGATTTCGTTGTTCCAGATCAACGGAACAGGGGACGAGGTAATCGCCAACATGATTATCGACTGCTGCGAAGTTATG GTTTCGGACGACGATAACATGCCGCAGAACATCTGTGCCGACTGTTTGGACCGGTTGAATCAGGCCTACGAACTGCGGAAGCAGTGCAAGCGGTCGGACCAGGTTTTACGAGGTTTGGCTGTCGATGAAACTGTTGAAGACGTTCCAGACGATGCGTCTGTAATGGAGCTGGAGGTTGAATATCTAGACGAAGAAGATGAATCTGAAGAGACGAGTCCAAATCTCAAATTCGTGGAGTCTGTTGAGGACTTCCCTTCGCACAGGGTCTACCGCCTGCTGGGAGAACAGTGCTGCAACTGTTTCGAGCTATTCCAGGACGTCGATGCGTTGATGGCCCATTGCGATCAGGAGCACGGCCGGGGCACCCCCGGCAAGAGTCACTTCCAGTGTGACGTTTGTCGCGATCCGTTTGATAGTCACGCCGCGTTGACCAAGCACAAGGAGGTCGCCGCGGAAATGGTCCTGTACCACTGCAAACGCTGCCAGGTTGATCTTCGGAGTGAGCGTGAATTTCTGAAGCACGTCGTAACTTCGGAGCGGGACCACGAGGACGCCGTTGAGACGCTCGACGTCGCGGGCAAGTTTGAACAGGTCTTGATAGTGGGGATGCGCTGCTGCGGTTGCGATGAAATCTACGACGGTCAGGTTGAGTTGGAGAGACATCGCGAGGACGCGCACCGATCGAGTCGGGTTGAGGGAAGTGGGTTCGAGTGCGATGGATGCTACCGGAGATTCAAGATATCGTCCCAACTGGCAAAGCATAGAGCGGAGGCTAAGTCCAAGCAATGGTTTGTTTGCAGCGCTGAAAGCTGCCAGTTCAAAACGGTCTCCCGAAAGAGCATGATCGGTCACATGTTAAGGGATCATGAATCTAGTTCGAAAAAGCCGGACAGCGGCTATGCGTGCTGCGTTCTTCGTTGCTTCGAGACCTTCCAGACGTACGAAGATCTGGAATTTCACGCCGACGAGGCTCACGCTCTGGTACGGCTCCAGCACGAGCAGGATCGCAATGCAGAACACAACGTAACGTGCGACATCTGCCACCGAGGCTTCCCGGACGAGCGAACCTACTCGCGCCATCGGAACGACAAAACCCGTAAGCACATTTGTAAGACCTGCGGCGTTCAGTACGCGTTCCGAGCGAACCTGATTGAGCACGAACGCAGCAATTGTGGTCAAGTGGCCCGGTACAAGTGTAGCCAGTGTGACAAAGCGTACAAGACACCGGGTGGCCTCAAAAACCACCGAAAAACCCACAAAGACCAACGATCGTTCGTTTGTGAACTCTGCGGTCGTGCCTTCCTCCGCAAGGGCATCCTTAAAGACCACATGAACACGGTGCACTCGACCGTCCGCGCGTTCCAGTGTTCCCTCTGCCCAAAGTCCTTCACCAGTCGGAACATTTACCGTTCGCATCAGCTGACCCACACCAAGGAAAAGCCCTTCCAGTGCCGGCACTGCGACAAGCGGTATCTCAAGAGCAGCGATCGGAAGATGCACGAGAACCAGGTCCACCTGGGGAATCGACCCTTCCGCTGCCAATACTGTCCGGCCACGTTTACCCGGGATCGCGAGCGACGACTGCACGAACGCGTTCACACCAAGGCCAAGCTGTACACGTGCGATGAGTGTGGCGAGGGTTACAATAAGTTTGCGGCATTCAAGGACCATCGGCGGAAGCAACACGGCCTGGACACGATGCGGGATCTCGGGCCGGCGGCGATGGCAGCCGTGCAGGGACTGGATGATGAAGAGCAGTTTGAGTTCTTGAGTGTTGACCCTGAGGAGGAAGTGGATTGTGACGATGagtga
- the LOC120413899 gene encoding putative RNA polymerase II subunit B1 CTD phosphatase RPAP2 homolog: MFDNESIHVFRDENAVKEKEKVSRTNLPRKVKNFSKAQLQLALRKKKECNAKALQIVEALLEPVTDVDRFLLMLQDINQCHFEDVIQERAISLNCGYPLCPKQLDKIPSQKYAISLASKKVFDITERKNFCSGQCYKASNYIKNQMLTSPLWLRDQEDIPEFRLHSSEPEVKKPATSKLPPTTGGMVVDLAGINTDDLKIVERTYPKEEGCPIREGSEIVFKQDTASLTTSDGSKKEKEEEQNELEVGLSKLSVRDD, from the exons ATGTTCGACAACGAAAGTATCCACGTTTTTCGCGATGAAAATGCCGTCAAAGAAAAGGAAAAGGTCAGCCGCACCAATCTGCCGCGAAAGGTGAAGAATTTCAG TAAGGCTCAACTTCAGCTAGCCCTGCGGAAGAAGAAGGAATGCAACGCCAAGGCTCTACAGATTGTTGAGGCCCTGCTGGAACCGGTTACGGACGTGGACAGATTTCTACTaatg TTGCAAGACATCAACCAGTGCCACTTTGAGGACGTGATCCAGGAACGGGCTATTTCACTGAACTGCGGATATCCGCTGTGCCCGAAGCAGCTCGATAA AATCCCCTCCCAAAAGTACGCGATATCGCTGGCCAGCAAGAAGGTGTTCGACATCACGGAGCGGAAGAACTTCTGCAGCGGCCAGTGCTACAAGGCGTCCAACTACATCAAGAACCAGATGCTCACCAGTCCGCTGTGGTTGCGCGACCAGGAGGACATTCCCGAGTTCCGGCTGCACAGCTCTGAACCAGAAGTGAAAAAACCTGCGACCTCCAAACTGCCCCCAACTACTGGCGGAATGGTGGTGGACCTGGCCGGCATCAACACGGACGATTTGAAGATTGTGGAGCGGACGTACCCGAAGGAGGAAGGATGCCCCATTCGGGAGGGTAGCGAGATTGTGTTCAAGCAGGATACGGCGTCGTTGACGACGTCCGATGGTAGTAAGAAGGAGAAAGAGGAAGAGCAGAACGAGTTGGAGGTTGGGCTGAGCAAGCTGAGTGTGCGGGATGATTga